The Hydrogenophaga crocea genome contains a region encoding:
- a CDS encoding DUF2788 domain-containing protein, with protein sequence MPPGTLWGFTEAQIAQFGLTFGIGAFIAYMLFIVYKLARESKAGRFGTFVLFLVLSFGMVGFLAKSLIQWVIGI encoded by the coding sequence ATGCCCCCCGGCACCCTGTGGGGCTTCACCGAGGCCCAGATCGCGCAATTCGGTCTCACCTTCGGCATCGGCGCCTTCATCGCCTACATGCTGTTCATCGTCTACAAGCTCGCGCGCGAATCCAAGGCCGGGCGCTTCGGCACCTTCGTGCTGTTCCTGGTGCTGTCCTTCGGCATGGTGGGGTTTCTGGCCAAGAGCCTCATCCAGTGGGTGATCGGCATCTGA